CCCAATATATAATATTTTTATACTTTTCAAAATTCGCTTCTTTTATTATATATATATATAGTCAATATTTTTTGATTTTTTTTTAAGATTCTTATATAATATTTATTCCTTCCAGTTTTGTAATTAAAAAAGAGCACCACTTCAAAGTGATACTCTCTTCAATTTCAAGATATTCTACATCTTATAGATAACTCACTGTCTCTGAAAGTTCTTTTCTCTTTTCGTGATTGGCCAATGGACCTGCTCCCTCTGCGGCATAGCCAAGATCCATTGCCATTAGAATTTCCTCGTTCTGTGGAAGTTCCAACGCCTTGGCTAACTCATCTGGATCAAGGCAATTGATCCAACAACTGTCCACGCCCTCATCCGCTGCTGCCAAAATCATATGGGTTGCAACAATGCTTGCATCCTCCACACCAGAATCTCGCTTCTCCCCAGGATAGAGATAGACATTGTTCTTATCAAAGGTAACAACAAGAACCGTTGGTGCACCATAGCGACAAGGAGAAACTTGGTCAAATTTGTCCAAAGCTTCAGCACTTTGAAGGACATAGATATGTTGCTCTTGAAGATTTTTTGCTGTTGGTGCGAGGCGTCCTGCATTTAAAATTGCCTCTAACTTTTCCTTTTCTACTTGACGATCGCTATACTTTTTACATGAGTAGCGATTTTTTATGACTTCTCTAAACTCCATAGTGTGCTTCCCTTTCTAAAAATTCCCAAACCGTCGAAATCCATTTTAATTTCAATAATTCCACTAACTCACTAACTCCAAATAGCTCTCATCAACACTGGATAACACTCGTCAAGAACATGCATCATCCGCATCAAAATCTCAACAACTTCTTGTCCCAAGGTATAATCACTGGCCTCAACAGGAAAATCATATTCAACACTAACATCATTGTCATCGTTCATTACAAACTTAAAGTATCGAAACTTTTGATTGCATTGATTGATCACTTTCATAATCTTTGGAATTCTTTCTTCTGCCACATTGTGGAGAATGCCATAGACACGAACAGCCACATCATTGTCATCATCTTGAGAAAATACCTTAATTGTAATTGTAGGACCATTCTCTATACCATAGCCTGCACTGAGAATATTGACATCCTCCATATCCTCGACATTATAGTGCATATTCACCTTGTCCATTTCTTGCATAATGAGTCGTATTGCCTTAAACATCACTGTTCCTCCTTATCTTTGCTTGCACAAACTCTACATCATATCCATTTATATTATACCATATTTTCGTCAAAATAGAAAAAGAAAGCTTAGATTAATCGCTCTCTAAGTAGAGTATTTCTCTTTGTTATAGTCACATTTTTTATTGCATAGCTCAATGCCTTTTTTGTCCCGACCATAACCAAAATCTTCTTTGCCCTTGTAATCCCCGTATAAACAAGATTTCTTTGTAACATAATAAAGTGGCTCATGGTCATTGGCATCACCACAATAGGATACTCTGAGCCCTGAGCCTTATGAATGGTTGTGGCATAGGCGTGGACAAGTTCCTCTAGTTCAGACGCTTCATAGCTTACGACTTTTCCATCAAAGCACACGCTCAATGTCCGATCACTCTCATTCACTGATACAATCGTTCCAATATCTCCATTAAAAACTTCTTTGTCATAATTGTTTTTTATTTGCATCACTTTGTCATCTATGCGAAAAGTATAGCCACTTCGATGTAGGCATGGCTTTGTTACCATTCGTTTTTCTCCCCTGACCACAATTTCTTGCTCAGGCGGATTGAGTGCTTCCTGTAAAGCTAGATTTAAATTTGTTGCTCCCACCACTCCCCTCTGCATAGGTGTAAGTACTTGAATTTGTCTTGGGGCAAGATGATAGTAATTGGGCAATTTTTCACTCACTAATTTTACAATCTGTGGCACAAAGCTTTCTATAGCTTCATTCTCCACGAAGAAAAAATCAGTATTGCCATTGCTGATATCAGGCATCCTTCCCTGATTGATGCGATGTGCATTCATAATAATTCGACTCGTCTGTGCCTGGCGAAAAATCCTTGTCAACCGCACCACCAAAAAGCTTTCCGAGTCAATGATGTCTCGCAATACATTTCCCGCCCCGACACTTGGCAGCTGGTCAATGTCTCCAATCAAAATCAGACGCATTGATGCGGGAATTGCCTTTAATAAGGAATTCATCAAGATCATATCAATCATCGAACATTCATCGACAATCAACACATCTCCCTCCAGTGGATGCTCCTCATTTCTTTGGTAACCATCGGGGGGCTTACATTCCAACAGTCGATGTATGGTCTTTGCTTCAAGTCCTGTGGTCTCTGTCATTCGCTTGGCGGCACGCCCTGTTGGGGCCGCCAAAAGAATCTTTAATCCATACGCTCGATACATCGAAATAATGCCATGCGTCGTCGTTGTCTTTCCCGTTCCTGGTCCTCCTGTCAATACCATCACCTTTGCTATAGCCGCCTGACGAATAGCTAGAGCTTGAATCTCATCATAGTTCATTTTGGCCTTTCTTTCGATAGCAGTGACATCGACCGAAAGTTCAACATTGCCTGTTTTTTTTCGCTCTTTGATTAGCTCTTGATAGAGTCGATCCTTTGCAGGAGAAGAAGCTAACTTCTTTAACTTTCCTGCAACTCCAATTTCTGCATAATAAAATGGTGGAAGATAAATGGCAACCTCCGACTTTTGATCTCTATTTTCTTCCTCACCTTCTTTTCTTTCTTTTCCTTCATCTTGAATCTCAAAATTTTTTTCAAGAATGAGTTCTTTTTTCTGAATCATATCGTCCATCGTCATCATCACGGTCTCTTGAGAAGCCTCTAAAAGTTGACTTGCCCGTTCTACAAGTTGTCCCTTTTTAGCAAAGACATGACCTTCATTTGAAAGATCGGAAAGTGTGTACATCAATCCACTTCGCAATCGCACATAGGATTCCTTCTCAAAGCCTAATTTCATTGCTATCTGGTCTGCAGTCTTAAATCCAATTCCCCAAATATCATCGGCCAATTGATAGGGATTTTTCTTCATCATGGCAATACTTTGATTTCCATAGTGGTGGTATATCTTAGCTGCATAAGAAGTGGACACTTGATGTTCTTGCAAAAAGAGCATAATATTTTTAACCTCTTTTTGCTTTTCCCAAGACTGAGCAATCATCTGCACACGCTTTTTTCCGATTCCCTCAATTTCTTCCAAAACTTCTACATTGGTCTCAATAATATCAAATGTCTTCTCCCCATACTTTTGAACAATCTTTTTGGCAAATTTTGGTCCCACTCCCTTAATCAGTCCAGAACCCAAGTATTTTTCCATGCCATAGACAGTGGCCGGAAGTGTCTCTTCCCAATTTTGTGTGACAAATTGGCGACCATACTTTGCATCTACCTTCCACTCTCCATCACACAAAAGAACCGAACCTACATTGGCATCGATCATATTTCCAATCACAGGAACTAATTCGCTGTAATCCTTCACTCTGCATTTCAAAACGGAGTATCCATTTTCTGGATTTTGATAAGTAATTCGCTCGACCACACAGCGAATTTTTTGCACAAAAATCACCTCCCAATCTTTCTAATAAATCTTTTGACATCCTCCTATATTTTTGTCCTAATTTACAATAAAATAATATTTTACTCTAAATTTTATTATAGAATTGAAATTTACTGCGGTCAAGCTTGTAAATTTATCGCAATTATGCTATTATTTGTGCAACTAATCACAGTAATTATATACAAACTATACAATAGCAAAGGAGGATCTATGAAAAAATCTGATTTTTTTAAACTTGCATTTCTCTATAGGAAAACGAAAGTTTGGAATTTTCTTTGGGATACAGAAATATTTGCCATAAAATTAGACGATGGGCAGATTGGATATGTCAGTATTACAGGAAGAGAGATTGATGACACCTGTACAAAAAGAGAAAACACAGACACCTTATTTTCCATTCTTTCTTCTTATTGCTGAGAGCGAAAGCCATTACCTTCTCCCTATTCCTACAGAATATTTCATCGATCAGGATCCATAAATTATATTACAGGGTGTTGTTGAAGGGTGGAAGGAGGAAAAACTTTGTCCTAAAAAGATTCGATGTCGAGATGAGAGAACCTTTGCTCTTCTCAAAGATTTTTGTGACAAAACAGGGATCAAGATCATTAAATATGATGGCTACATGTCCTCCCTACAAAATGCGGAAGAAAACCTGCTCGATATACAATCTTCAGATATTGATCCAAATTACTTAAAAAACTCGTACAATTAAATCCGATATAGATGATAAGGAGAGAGCACTCAGGTCATTTACCCGAATGCTCTCTCCATTGTGTATATGCAATCTGTCCTCTATCGTTCCAATTTCTTCAACAAAAATTGCTCTTCACTATTGGTAAGCCGTTCGCCCTTTACCATTTTCATCGCTACTTTTCTTTCCTCTTCTTGATGAGTAAAGGTCGGATAAAAGAAGTCTAGATTTTCTAGAATATCCAATATTTCTTGTTCCATTCTTTCATCAAGCTTAAAAATATTCTCTCTCTGGTCACTAATCCATCCCAGAGACAATACACAACAGATCAATGCTTTTTCTGAAAGCACACCTGCTCTGATAACTTTACAAAGCTGTTGGATAATTCTTTCTTCCTTCTGAAATGGCAATATAGGTTCACTCAATCCGTCCTTTTTCAATGCAGCACCGATGGCATAGGCACTGAATTGAATATTACTTTCCTTTCTTTCTAAAGTCTTCCTAACATCATGAAAAAACTCATCCTGCAACCACTGAATCTCTGTCCTTGTCTTCGCATGTGTATCCAGACAGACTTGGCGATACTTCACAATCGAATGTAATGGTGACAACCTGCTCAATTGTTCTGCATTGGCACAGATGCTCATTGCATAAATCGCTTCAATATTTGTATTGACTCTTGGTCCCTTTTCCATAGGAAATCCTGTAATATCTGCACTAATTTGACTCATACACAATCTTGCCAATCTCTTTTTCTCATCATTGCTCCAAAAATCTCCAATCTTCTTTGCAATAACAAAAAGTCTCAATTTGATTACTTCAGAAGTATTGTTCTCAAGTGCATCTAACACTGCTGGAGCAAATTCCTCCTTATTTCCAGCTTTACAGATACTGTCGATACAATTATAGATACGCATATTCATCATGCCATTTTTATCTTGGCCTTGACCGCCCCGAATTTTTTCCAAATTTTGGCAAAGTTGTACAAGATGATTAATCTCTGCCCTTGGCTGTAGGCGACTACCGCTTTGAGCGATCATCCTGCTCTTTTCCTTAGAAAATTCATTGGTTTCAATGGAAATTTCAGCAATGCCAGCCTCAATTTGATTATTTCCATCAACATCCCTGCTGGTCCAAGCCTTCATGGTAATTACCTTATTCTTACTCATATGAATCATAAAGGCCACATAGACACCATTAAAATATCTCTGTTTAAAGACCATATTTCCATTGGCAATCGTTCGATAGGATCCATCTAAATTTCGATTCTTAATTGGAATGGCAATCTTATTCTTCCCCGCTTCTATCCGAAAACCTGACATTACTTGTGAAGTATAGGGAAGCTCTGTTCCTGTAGGAATAATCTCATGGGTTGCCCCATTTTTGACTCCAAGATATAAACTATCATTTAAAATATTACCAGACCAATCAATGAGAATATCGGGAATTTTTCGCTTGTTTGAAGTATTTTTTGCCACCGTTCTATCTTCATCTTGATCTAAAAGACGCATATCATCTTGCATTTCATCATACTTACGCAAATAATAATGATATACTGCAGCTCCCCTGGCTACCGCCTGATCTGGATCCAAAGCTACAATAGGATCAAAACCAAAAAACTCCTTCAATCGATCTGTGACCATATAAAACTTTGACATTCCACCATTGACAATGACGGCATCCACCACCACATCTTCCGTTTCCAATTTATCTGAAGCCTTTTTTAACACATCGAGTATTGGATAAATAATATTTCTTATATTGGAAATATTTTCAAGATTCTTATAATCATCATATTTTAGTTCTGATGCCATAAAAACAGACAAAATATTTTCTACCTCTCCCTGTGTAAATGTGTCGTCATAGGAATAACCAATTCCTCCCATATTTCCACCAATAGAAAATCCTGTCTCTTCCTCTGTGTCATCCCATCCTGAATCATCCCATCCTGAGTCATAGTCATCTTGATTTCCACATCGATCATTAACTTCAAGTTTTAATCCTTCCGCCTGAACTCGAAGAAGAGCCATAATGGTATTTTCTTCCTTTCGAAGTTTTTTGACAACATCAGGATAGCGTTCATATTGTGCTAAGTATCTTTTATACATCGCCTTGGCAATTTCCTCATCAAAATCATCGCCACCAAGCAATGTATAGCGGTTGGTGGCAATTTCATCCACCTTTAATACTTCTTCATTGTCATCTCTGCGTTGAATTTGGTGCATTGTAATATCCAAAGTTCCACCACCAAGATCAAATACAAGCACCCTCTTCTTTTCACTCAAATCTAAAATTCGATCAGAAATCTCCCCATTATGAATTTGGTTAATTAAATCATAAATTACGGCGTTTGGCTCTGATAATAGAATTGGTCTCTCACTGCCATCATTATTCCTTACTTTGATGCCCGCCAATTCTGCTGCATCTCTTGTCGCCTTGCACATAATGGAATCAAAATTTGCAGGCACTGTGATGACCGCATCCTTAATTTCACTTCTACAGACTTTCGATGCCTCCCTGATCAAATGCTTCAATATTCTTGCCGAAATTTCTGCAGGCGTTTTGTCCGGAATATCTTCAGATAAACCCTCCACCTTGGCCTTTCCCATTTGGCTCTTCACTGACTTAGCAACCAAATGTGGACGCAATGGATATTGCATCTTGGCAAAATCACCCACCAGCGGTTCATAATTTTTTTCCTGTCGATAATAGACACAGGACGGGAGTGTAGGCTCCTTTTTCGTTGTCAATTTTGGTCCTGCAGAAACTGCATTGTACATATCCGTTGCTCTAGGAATCTCCAAAACCTTACTGATAATATCTCCATTTGGCTTTTCATTGATGATGGACAACACAGAATTGGTTGTCCCAAGATCAATGCCCACACATAAGCCATCTTGCTCTTGTGCTTTCATTATTTTTCCTCCTTTACTTTTGGTCTCGAAATCTGTAAATCCTTGTCCTTATACACCCATCCCGATGAAATCACCTTGATTTTCTTTTTCTCCTCTGGGCTTTCAAATGGTGAACCATCATAATTGCAATATTCTATATCTGATGCGACCACTTCACGGACAGAATTCACCTTCATTATTGGCTCAATATGACTATCTCGCACAAATTGAATCAACTTTTTCACCATGATGAGTAGACCATTGATTTCAATTGGCAACTCATAATTGCTCTTTCTCAGCCTATCTACCCCCTTGTTAACGACTAAAAGCTCGTCGAGAATGCAACCATATTTTTCTGAATTGAGCTTGGCAAAAAATTCTGCCAATTCCTTTGATTTGCTCTCTTCCAACTGAACATCAAATTCCTTTTGCAAATCTTGAAGCATAGCATCCGTTCTCTCCAAAGTGTTTTCTAATTGAACAACTTTTTTCAGAGCCTGCTCATGTGAAAGTTGTTTCTCTGCCTTCTCTATTTTCTTTTTTCCCTGATGATCCTGCTTATCTTTTTCCTTATCCTTATATAGTGGAAAATCATATACCTCACAGATAGCATCTGCAATATCAAAAAACAAGTACCTTGCAAGCGTATTTCCGAGTGACAGCAGACGCTCCATATCTTCAAATACATCAATCTCTGGATACTTTTCATAAATTATGATATTCGCTACACGTTCTTGAACACGCCTTTTTTCTCCATTAACTGCCGGTTCCTTGCGAATTTTGTCAAACTCTTCAAATGCTTTTTTATCGCCAAGAATTGCTTTTGAAAAGGAAGTGGCTACACGATCAGCCCACTTAAAGATTTCTTTTCGCTCACCTGGAATGCCCATCTTTGCCCCACGAAGGAGCTTGATCACCTCATCCACTGTGATGTCATATCCATAGCTCTCTTCCATACAATCCACAATTTTTCTTGGTCCCATATCAAAATCTTTGCAAATCACAG
This region of Lachnospiraceae bacterium oral taxon 096 genomic DNA includes:
- a CDS encoding nitroreductase family protein, whose translation is MEFREVIKNRYSCKKYSDRQVEKEKLEAILNAGRLAPTAKNLQEQHIYVLQSAEALDKFDQVSPCRYGAPTVLVVTFDKNNVYLYPGEKRDSGVEDASIVATHMILAAADEGVDSCWINCLDPDELAKALELPQNEEILMAMDLGYAAEGAGPLANHEKRKELSETVSYL
- a CDS encoding YbjN domain-containing protein; this translates as MFKAIRLIMQEMDKVNMHYNVEDMEDVNILSAGYGIENGPTITIKVFSQDDDNDVAVRVYGILHNVAEERIPKIMKVINQCNQKFRYFKFVMNDDNDVSVEYDFPVEASDYTLGQEVVEILMRMMHVLDECYPVLMRAIWS
- a CDS encoding Hsp70 family protein, with translation MKAQEQDGLCVGIDLGTTNSVLSIINEKPNGDIISKVLEIPRATDMYNAVSAGPKLTTKKEPTLPSCVYYRQEKNYEPLVGDFAKMQYPLRPHLVAKSVKSQMGKAKVEGLSEDIPDKTPAEISARILKHLIREASKVCRSEIKDAVITVPANFDSIMCKATRDAAELAGIKVRNNDGSERPILLSEPNAVIYDLINQIHNGEISDRILDLSEKKRVLVFDLGGGTLDITMHQIQRRDDNEEVLKVDEIATNRYTLLGGDDFDEEIAKAMYKRYLAQYERYPDVVKKLRKEENTIMALLRVQAEGLKLEVNDRCGNQDDYDSGWDDSGWDDTEEETGFSIGGNMGGIGYSYDDTFTQGEVENILSVFMASELKYDDYKNLENISNIRNIIYPILDVLKKASDKLETEDVVVDAVIVNGGMSKFYMVTDRLKEFFGFDPIVALDPDQAVARGAAVYHYYLRKYDEMQDDMRLLDQDEDRTVAKNTSNKRKIPDILIDWSGNILNDSLYLGVKNGATHEIIPTGTELPYTSQVMSGFRIEAGKNKIAIPIKNRNLDGSYRTIANGNMVFKQRYFNGVYVAFMIHMSKNKVITMKAWTSRDVDGNNQIEAGIAEISIETNEFSKEKSRMIAQSGSRLQPRAEINHLVQLCQNLEKIRGGQGQDKNGMMNMRIYNCIDSICKAGNKEEFAPAVLDALENNTSEVIKLRLFVIAKKIGDFWSNDEKKRLARLCMSQISADITGFPMEKGPRVNTNIEAIYAMSICANAEQLSRLSPLHSIVKYRQVCLDTHAKTRTEIQWLQDEFFHDVRKTLERKESNIQFSAYAIGAALKKDGLSEPILPFQKEERIIQQLCKVIRAGVLSEKALICCVLSLGWISDQRENIFKLDERMEQEILDILENLDFFYPTFTHQEEERKVAMKMVKGERLTNSEEQFLLKKLER
- a CDS encoding ATP-dependent RecD-like DNA helicase, translated to MQKIRCVVERITYQNPENGYSVLKCRVKDYSELVPVIGNMIDANVGSVLLCDGEWKVDAKYGRQFVTQNWEETLPATVYGMEKYLGSGLIKGVGPKFAKKIVQKYGEKTFDIIETNVEVLEEIEGIGKKRVQMIAQSWEKQKEVKNIMLFLQEHQVSTSYAAKIYHHYGNQSIAMMKKNPYQLADDIWGIGFKTADQIAMKLGFEKESYVRLRSGLMYTLSDLSNEGHVFAKKGQLVERASQLLEASQETVMMTMDDMIQKKELILEKNFEIQDEGKERKEGEEENRDQKSEVAIYLPPFYYAEIGVAGKLKKLASSPAKDRLYQELIKERKKTGNVELSVDVTAIERKAKMNYDEIQALAIRQAAIAKVMVLTGGPGTGKTTTTHGIISMYRAYGLKILLAAPTGRAAKRMTETTGLEAKTIHRLLECKPPDGYQRNEEHPLEGDVLIVDECSMIDMILMNSLLKAIPASMRLILIGDIDQLPSVGAGNVLRDIIDSESFLVVRLTRIFRQAQTSRIIMNAHRINQGRMPDISNGNTDFFFVENEAIESFVPQIVKLVSEKLPNYYHLAPRQIQVLTPMQRGVVGATNLNLALQEALNPPEQEIVVRGEKRMVTKPCLHRSGYTFRIDDKVMQIKNNYDKEVFNGDIGTIVSVNESDRTLSVCFDGKVVSYEASELEELVHAYATTIHKAQGSEYPIVVMPMTMSHFIMLQRNLVYTGITRAKKILVMVGTKKALSYAIKNVTITKRNTLLRERLI